In a genomic window of Nodosilinea sp. E11:
- the ruvA gene encoding Holliday junction branch migration protein RuvA encodes MISYLKGVLADIQKPGNHKIIVTLDVNQVGYDMQVPARQLSLLPPLGEVVQLFSHLYFREDQAVLFGFGQRQERDLFRLLISVSGIGPQMALALLDTLGEAELTQAVVSGNTRLLSRTPGVGTKTAERLVLELKTKLQDWQTQSGVGLVPTAGPVPTLYEDVETTLSALGYSQSEILKALQAVGRSSTLQKTADPESWVREAIAWLSQ; translated from the coding sequence ATGATCAGCTACCTCAAGGGGGTGCTGGCCGATATCCAAAAGCCCGGCAACCACAAAATCATTGTCACCCTGGATGTCAACCAGGTGGGTTACGACATGCAGGTACCGGCCCGCCAGCTGTCGCTTTTGCCCCCGCTAGGGGAGGTCGTGCAGCTGTTTAGCCATCTCTACTTTCGCGAGGACCAAGCGGTGCTGTTTGGCTTTGGTCAGCGCCAGGAACGAGACCTGTTTCGGTTGCTGATTAGCGTCAGTGGCATTGGCCCCCAAATGGCGCTGGCCCTACTCGACACCCTAGGCGAAGCCGAACTCACCCAGGCCGTAGTCAGTGGCAACACCCGCCTGCTCTCGCGCACCCCAGGGGTGGGCACCAAAACCGCCGAGCGGCTGGTGCTAGAGCTCAAAACCAAGCTGCAAGATTGGCAAACTCAGTCGGGAGTGGGGCTGGTACCTACAGCAGGCCCAGTGCCCACTCTCTACGAAGACGTAGAAACCACCTTAAGTGCCTTGGGCTACAGCCAAAGCGAAATTCTGAAGGCGTTGCAGGCGGTCGGGCGCAGCTCCACGCTGCAAAAGACAGCCGATCCAGAAAGCTGGGTGCGCGAGGCGATCGCCTGGTTGAGCCAGTGA
- a CDS encoding tRNA-(ms[2]io[6]A)-hydroxylase — protein MVTATATIKFLQSPTSPAWVEQALAHLDVILLDHAQCERKAAGVALSLINRYPSDAELVRVLTAIAQEELAHFAQVNQWLERRGVAFGPLPPPPYGAGLRQQVRSVEPHRQLDILLVSALIEARSHERLGLLAEHCPEAELAQFYRSLMASEARHYGAYWVLATGRFPRPEVEARLQTLATAESDLLAHLHPQPRIHS, from the coding sequence ATGGTTACCGCCACCGCTACGATCAAGTTTCTTCAGTCGCCCACCTCCCCAGCGTGGGTTGAGCAAGCGCTGGCCCATCTAGACGTAATTTTGCTAGACCACGCCCAATGTGAGCGCAAGGCCGCCGGGGTGGCCCTGAGCCTGATTAACCGCTATCCGTCAGATGCTGAATTGGTCAGGGTGCTAACCGCGATCGCCCAGGAAGAACTGGCTCACTTTGCCCAGGTCAACCAGTGGCTAGAACGGCGCGGCGTTGCTTTTGGGCCTCTGCCACCACCGCCCTACGGGGCCGGATTGCGCCAGCAGGTGCGATCGGTCGAGCCCCACCGCCAGCTAGACATCCTGTTGGTATCGGCCCTGATCGAGGCCCGTAGCCATGAGCGGCTGGGGCTCTTGGCAGAGCACTGTCCTGAGGCTGAGCTAGCCCAGTTTTATCGCAGCTTGATGGCCTCTGAGGCCCGCCACTACGGGGCCTACTGGGTACTGGCCACGGGCCGGTTTCCCCGGCCTGAGGTAGAGGCTCGTCTGCAAACCCTGGCCACCGCCGAGAGTGACCTTCTCGCCCATCTGCACCCTCAGCCGCGAATTCACAGTTGA
- a CDS encoding competence/damage-inducible protein A, with translation MPPSPVSPLSETAPTPPAPQSAEIICVGTELLLGDILNGNAQFLAKELAALGIAHYYQTVVGDNPARIQQAVTIAAARSQLLIFTGGLGPTPDDLTIETLAHLFETPLVEHADLLADIETKFTARGRTMPPSNRKQALLPEGAAVLPNPQGTAPGIIWSPRPQLTLITFPGVPREMQAMWRETARPYLHEQGWVTTTIVSRMLRFWGISESALAEQVAPYLSQGNPTVAPYASQGEAKLRISVRADSRESALAQIEPVEAGIRALVGADCYGADDDTLATVVGQLLLQRQQTVAVAESCTGGGLGQLFTTVAGSSSYFRGGVIAYDNQVKVNLLKVDAAVLDDQGAVSAIVAEQMALGAKALLGTDWALSITGIAGPDGGTATKPVGLVYIGLATPDGEAVSYKHEFSGYRGRDWVRQLSALSALDALRRNLL, from the coding sequence CTCAACGGCAATGCCCAGTTTTTAGCGAAAGAGCTGGCGGCCCTCGGCATTGCCCACTACTACCAAACTGTGGTAGGTGACAACCCAGCCCGGATCCAGCAGGCGGTGACCATTGCCGCCGCGCGATCGCAGCTCCTGATCTTTACGGGCGGTCTTGGCCCCACCCCCGACGATCTCACCATTGAGACCCTGGCCCACCTGTTTGAAACGCCTCTGGTAGAGCATGCCGACCTGCTGGCCGACATTGAAACCAAATTCACCGCCCGGGGTCGCACCATGCCCCCTAGTAACCGCAAACAGGCGCTGCTGCCTGAAGGGGCAGCGGTCTTGCCCAATCCCCAGGGCACTGCCCCCGGCATTATCTGGTCACCCCGCCCCCAGCTAACGCTGATCACCTTTCCCGGCGTGCCCCGCGAAATGCAGGCCATGTGGCGAGAAACCGCCAGGCCCTACCTGCATGAACAGGGCTGGGTAACCACCACCATCGTCAGCCGCATGCTGCGGTTTTGGGGCATTAGCGAATCGGCGCTAGCAGAGCAGGTCGCCCCCTATTTGAGCCAGGGCAATCCAACGGTAGCCCCCTACGCCAGCCAGGGCGAAGCCAAGTTGCGCATTAGCGTGCGGGCCGACTCTCGGGAATCGGCCCTGGCCCAAATTGAGCCGGTGGAAGCGGGCATTCGCGCCCTAGTGGGTGCCGACTGCTACGGGGCCGATGACGATACGCTGGCCACCGTGGTGGGGCAATTGCTGCTTCAGCGGCAGCAGACCGTAGCGGTGGCCGAATCTTGCACGGGCGGCGGGTTGGGGCAGCTGTTCACCACAGTGGCGGGCAGCTCGTCCTACTTTCGGGGTGGCGTGATTGCCTACGACAACCAGGTGAAAGTCAATCTGCTCAAGGTCGATGCCGCTGTGCTAGACGACCAGGGCGCAGTCAGTGCAATCGTGGCTGAACAAATGGCCTTGGGAGCCAAGGCACTCTTGGGCACCGACTGGGCCTTGAGTATTACCGGCATCGCTGGGCCTGACGGCGGTACGGCCACTAAACCCGTGGGGCTGGTTTACATTGGCCTAGCCACCCCCGACGGGGAGGCAGTCAGCTACAAGCACGAGTTTTCAGGCTATCGCGGTCGCGACTGGGTGCGTCAACTCAGCGCCCTCTCCGCCCTGGATGCTCTGCGGCGCAACCTGCTGTAA
- the coaD gene encoding pantetheine-phosphate adenylyltransferase, with translation MIAIYPGSFDPITLGHLDIITRGSRLFDRVIVLVSSNPNKVPMFSTAERIHQIERSVNHLGNIEIDHYDGLTINYARQRHAQVLLRGLRVLSDFEKELQMAHTNKTLADDIETLFLSTSTEYGFLSSSLVKEIARFGGPIDHLVPHHVARDIYQCYAQTQPNSMPNPARPAAPVPKPMDCL, from the coding sequence TTGATTGCCATTTATCCCGGCAGTTTTGACCCCATTACCCTGGGCCACTTAGACATTATTACCCGTGGCAGTCGCCTGTTTGATCGGGTGATCGTTTTGGTGTCGAGTAACCCCAACAAAGTGCCGATGTTTTCTACCGCCGAGCGCATCCATCAAATTGAGCGATCGGTCAACCATCTCGGCAACATCGAGATCGATCACTATGATGGCCTCACCATCAACTATGCCAGACAGCGTCATGCTCAGGTGTTGCTACGGGGGCTGCGAGTGCTCTCCGATTTCGAAAAAGAGCTGCAAATGGCGCATACTAATAAAACCCTGGCCGACGATATTGAAACCCTTTTCCTCTCAACCTCCACAGAGTACGGCTTTCTCAGCAGCAGCCTGGTCAAAGAAATCGCCCGCTTTGGCGGCCCCATCGATCATCTTGTCCCCCACCATGTAGCGCGAGATATTTACCAATGCTACGCCCAGACCCAGCCCAACTCAATGCCCAACCCCGCAAGGCCCGCAGCACCGGTGCCCAAGCCAATGGATTGCCTGTAG
- a CDS encoding GNAT family N-acetyltransferase: protein MTPDHCSTFGPYLIRSWQPSDREAAAAIVAQVLQEYCLTCEPTDSDRDVLEVEACYWETGGQFWVVEKDGVLVGTAGYRPTQRGEHAVELRKMYLLPQVRGQGLGRYLLSSLEIAIQQHGFDEIWLETASVLKEAVGLYEAMGYEPASGVETARCDRVYHKRLLPTHSAAAPTQAMG from the coding sequence ATGACTCCTGACCATTGCAGCACCTTCGGCCCCTACTTAATTCGCAGCTGGCAACCGAGCGATCGCGAGGCCGCTGCGGCCATTGTTGCTCAGGTGCTGCAAGAATATTGTCTGACCTGCGAACCAACCGATAGCGATCGCGATGTGTTAGAGGTCGAAGCCTGCTACTGGGAAACCGGCGGCCAGTTTTGGGTAGTAGAAAAGGATGGGGTGCTGGTGGGAACGGCAGGCTATCGCCCCACCCAACGGGGCGAGCACGCCGTAGAGCTGCGCAAAATGTACCTGCTGCCCCAGGTGCGGGGGCAGGGGCTGGGCCGCTACCTGCTGAGCAGTCTAGAAATCGCGATTCAGCAGCATGGGTTTGACGAGATCTGGCTTGAAACCGCCTCGGTGCTCAAAGAAGCCGTGGGGCTGTACGAAGCTATGGGCTATGAACCGGCCAGCGGAGTTGAGACCGCTAGGTGCGATCGCGTCTACCACAAACGCCTATTGCCGACCCACTCGGCAGCAGCTCCGACCCAGGCCATGGGTTAA
- the aroQ gene encoding type II 3-dehydroquinate dehydratase, whose amino-acid sequence MLKVQVIHGPNLNLLGLREPTIYGRQTLDSINQTLEAEAATLGVTLASFQSNSEGALVDCIQATFGEKDGILINPGAYTHTSVAIRDAIAAVGLPTVEVHLSNIHKREAFRHHSYIAAVAVGQICGFGADSYRLGLHALVQHLKTVQAVPPES is encoded by the coding sequence TTGCTTAAGGTTCAAGTTATCCACGGCCCCAATCTCAACCTGCTGGGTTTGCGAGAGCCAACGATCTACGGCAGGCAGACCCTAGACAGTATCAATCAAACCCTAGAGGCTGAAGCGGCCACCTTGGGGGTGACCTTGGCTAGCTTTCAGTCCAACAGTGAAGGGGCTTTAGTCGATTGCATTCAGGCCACCTTTGGCGAGAAAGATGGCATTTTGATCAACCCAGGCGCTTACACCCACACCAGCGTGGCAATTAGGGATGCGATCGCTGCTGTCGGCCTGCCCACCGTAGAGGTACACCTCAGCAATATCCACAAGCGCGAAGCCTTTCGCCACCATTCCTATATTGCAGCGGTAGCCGTGGGGCAAATCTGCGGCTTTGGAGCCGACAGCTATCGCCTGGGGTTGCACGCCCTGGTGCAGCACCTCAAGACTGTTCAAGCGGTGCCGCCAGAGTCTTAG
- the rpsO gene encoding 30S ribosomal protein S15 produces MTLLQARKQELISDYQVHETDTGSADVQIAMLTDRINQLSSHLQKNKKDYSSRRGLLKMIGQRKRLMGYLQKQDSERYRALIQKLGIRG; encoded by the coding sequence ATGACTCTGTTGCAAGCGCGCAAGCAGGAACTCATCTCCGATTATCAGGTGCACGAAACTGACACCGGCTCTGCCGATGTACAGATTGCCATGCTCACCGATCGCATCAATCAGCTGAGCTCTCACCTGCAAAAAAACAAAAAAGATTACTCGTCACGGCGCGGCCTGCTGAAAATGATCGGCCAACGCAAGCGCTTGATGGGCTACCTGCAAAAGCAAGACTCTGAGCGCTACCGGGCGCTAATTCAGAAGCTCGGCATTCGCGGCTAG